A part of Thiovulum sp. ES genomic DNA contains:
- a CDS encoding ribosomal protein L35 (PFAM: Ribosomal protein L35~TIGRFAM: ribosomal protein L35) — MPKMKTHKGASKRFKAKKNSIKRGSAFRSHILSKYSAKRKRGLRSPKAVSKSDESSVKVMLGI, encoded by the coding sequence ATGCCAAAGATGAAGACTCACAAAGGTGCATCTAAAAGATTTAAGGCTAAAAAGAACTCTATTAAGAGAGGAAGTGCTTTCCGAAGCCACATACTTTCAAAGTATAGTGCAAAGAGAAAAAGAGGACTTCGATCTCCAAAAGCTGTTTCAAAAAGCGACGAGAGTTCAGTTAAGGTGATGTTAGGAATTTAA